GCCGCTGCTCGACGCCTTCACCGAGAAGAGCGGGATTCAGGTCAAGACGCTCTTCGTCAAGGATGGGCTGGCCGAACGCGTCGCGACCGAAGGTGCGAACTCGCCGGCGGACGTCCTGATGACGGTCGACTTTGGCAATCTCATTGATCTCGTCGACAAGGGCGTCGTGCAGCCTGTGAAGTCGGACGCGCTGAACGCCGCGATCCCGGCCAATTTGCGCGATGCGGATGGCCGCTGGTTCGCGCTGTCGACCCGCGCGCGCGTCCTTTATGCCTCCAAGGACCGCACGGACCTCAAGTCTTTCACTTATGAGGACCTGGCTGATCCCAAGTGGAAGGGCAAGGTCTGCATCCGCGCCGGCCAGCATCCGTACAACACAGCCCTGATCGCCAACATGATTGCCAAGGATGGCGCGGCGAAGACGGAGGAGTGGTTGAAGGGCGTGAAGGCCAATCTTGCGCGCAAGGCGGGCGGCGGCGATCGTGATGTCGCGCGCGATATCTTGGGCGGCATCTGTG
This portion of the Chelatococcus sp. YT9 genome encodes:
- a CDS encoding Fe(3+) ABC transporter substrate-binding protein, whose protein sequence is MSINRIARVACLAGIAGLSAGFSTAVSAAEEVTLYTTREPGLIKPLLDAFTEKSGIQVKTLFVKDGLAERVATEGANSPADVLMTVDFGNLIDLVDKGVVQPVKSDALNAAIPANLRDADGRWFALSTRARVLYASKDRTDLKSFTYEDLADPKWKGKVCIRAGQHPYNTALIANMIAKDGAAKTEEWLKGVKANLARKAGGGDRDVARDILGGICDVGLANSYYVGLMRSGAGGPDQVKWGEAINVILPTFEKGGTHVNVSGAAVAKNAPHAANAVKLIEFLASDDAQELYAKANFEYPVKAGVKADPIIASFGELKIDPAELTAIGKNRKAASELADKVGFDN